A stretch of Candidatus Manganitrophaceae bacterium DNA encodes these proteins:
- a CDS encoding SUMF1/EgtB/PvdO family nonheme iron enzyme — protein sequence MVLVPHGEFIMGSNDVDKTESQTEFGSKKPWYLDEHPQRKLSLPDFLIDRYEVTDKEYAAFVQERQRKPPASWKEGRYPEGQAEYPATEINWYEAQDYCRWRGKHLPTEAEWEKAARGPQGNLYVWGNEFDAKKANVSAGGFGDATPVGRWKDDRSVYGVFDLNGNVMEWVADWYKAFPGGNYQSADFGEQFKVAKGDAFGESGHYSLPLFSRLSFRQNVEPLARYPFLGFRCARSQ from the coding sequence ATGGTCCTGGTCCCCCATGGTGAATTTATCATGGGGAGCAATGACGTCGATAAAACCGAAAGCCAGACTGAATTCGGAAGCAAAAAACCGTGGTACCTCGACGAGCACCCGCAGCGGAAGCTCTCCCTCCCCGATTTTCTGATCGACCGATATGAGGTGACGGATAAAGAGTATGCCGCGTTCGTCCAGGAGCGGCAGCGGAAGCCGCCGGCGTCGTGGAAGGAAGGACGCTATCCGGAAGGCCAGGCGGAGTACCCCGCCACGGAGATCAATTGGTATGAAGCCCAGGATTACTGCCGCTGGCGCGGCAAGCACCTTCCGACCGAAGCGGAGTGGGAGAAGGCGGCGCGCGGACCGCAGGGAAATCTTTATGTCTGGGGAAATGAGTTCGACGCCAAAAAGGCGAACGTCAGCGCCGGCGGCTTCGGCGATGCGACCCCGGTCGGCCGCTGGAAAGACGACCGGAGCGTCTATGGGGTGTTCGATTTAAACGGCAATGTAATGGAATGGGTGGCCGACTGGTACAAAGCGTTTCCGGGGGGGAACTATCAAAGCGCCGACTTCGGAGAGCAGTTTAAAGTCGCCAAAGGAGACGCCTTCGGCGAATCGGGCCACTACTCCCTCCCTCTCTTCTCAAGACTCTCCTTCCGACAAAATGTCGAGCCGCTGGCGCGTTATCCTTTCTTAGGATTTCGCTGCGCCAGAAGTCAATAG
- a CDS encoding 6-bladed beta-propeller, translated as MKKVFWVALLLLVVSTGCSRKVQAPERGLVWPSPPETARIKFVGSIDAAEDVEKKGWGDRINAALFGDTPGVKLVKPYGVFASEGRIYVADSGWRKVLVFDTQQNRFFMIGVDGPGALAGPMGVVTDKSGRVYVTDTILRKCLVYDQEGKYLLSIGDLNRLERPVGVAVNDALKRVYIADTRKHQIFAYDFEGNFLFEFGKRGGEDGEFNFPANLFVDRAGKVYVTDMNFRVQIFDAEGKFVSKFGSVGTGFGQFSLPKGISVDSQGHIYVVDSRFNNIQIFDSAGQLLLFFGEFGSKQGQFWLPAGLSIDDQDRIYVADQYNHRIDIFQYVGPIEKEKPKGEPSQGAPS; from the coding sequence GTGAAAAAAGTTTTCTGGGTGGCATTGCTCTTGTTGGTCGTCTCCACCGGCTGCAGCCGAAAGGTCCAAGCGCCGGAGCGCGGTCTGGTCTGGCCGTCGCCCCCCGAAACGGCTCGGATCAAATTCGTCGGCAGCATCGATGCCGCGGAGGATGTCGAGAAAAAAGGATGGGGGGATCGGATCAATGCCGCCCTCTTCGGCGACACGCCGGGGGTGAAGCTGGTCAAGCCGTATGGGGTCTTTGCCTCCGAGGGGCGCATTTATGTCGCCGACTCGGGGTGGCGGAAGGTGCTGGTCTTCGACACCCAACAGAACCGCTTCTTCATGATCGGCGTCGATGGTCCGGGGGCGTTGGCGGGGCCGATGGGGGTCGTCACCGACAAAAGCGGGCGGGTTTATGTGACCGATACAATTCTGCGCAAATGTCTGGTCTATGATCAGGAGGGAAAATACCTTCTCTCGATCGGCGATTTAAATCGTCTCGAGCGGCCGGTCGGGGTGGCGGTCAACGATGCGCTCAAGCGGGTTTATATCGCCGACACCCGAAAGCATCAGATCTTCGCTTACGACTTCGAAGGGAACTTTCTCTTCGAGTTCGGAAAGCGGGGGGGGGAAGATGGGGAGTTTAATTTTCCGGCGAACCTCTTCGTCGATCGGGCGGGGAAGGTCTATGTGACCGACATGAATTTCCGGGTCCAGATCTTCGACGCCGAGGGAAAATTCGTCTCCAAATTTGGCAGCGTCGGGACCGGGTTCGGCCAATTCTCTCTTCCCAAAGGGATCAGCGTCGACTCTCAAGGGCATATTTATGTCGTCGATTCCCGATTCAATAATATTCAGATCTTCGATTCGGCCGGGCAGCTGCTTCTCTTCTTCGGCGAGTTCGGCAGCAAACAGGGTCAGTTCTGGCTGCCGGCCGGTCTTTCGATCGACGATCAAGATCGGATCTATGTCGCCGACCAATACAACCATCGGATCGATATTTTTCAATATGTCGGCCCGATTGAAAAGGAGAAGCCGAAGGGGGAACCGTCGCAGGGGGCCCCTTCATGA
- a CDS encoding deoxynucleoside kinase gives MGANRLIVIEGPIGVGKTTLAQLLASELRADLVLEKVEENPFLPLFYQNPDKWAFQTQLFFLLSRARQLEELLQQSLYAETTISDYFFPKDRIFAYMNLREEELVLYEQIYKVLNPHIPKPDLVIFLQAHTEALLDRIEQRGRHYEKEIRPEYLRSLNEAYNRFFFHFDESPLLVVQTSDIDFVRSPADLADLVTQIKQMRRGKEYYHPTR, from the coding sequence ATGGGTGCCAATAGGCTGATTGTGATTGAAGGGCCGATCGGGGTCGGAAAAACGACCCTGGCGCAGCTGCTGGCGTCGGAGCTCCGGGCCGATCTGGTTCTCGAGAAGGTGGAAGAAAACCCGTTTCTGCCGCTCTTTTATCAAAATCCGGACAAGTGGGCCTTCCAAACGCAGCTGTTTTTTCTTCTCTCCCGCGCCCGCCAGCTGGAAGAGCTCCTTCAACAGAGTCTCTATGCCGAAACCACCATCTCCGACTATTTCTTCCCGAAGGACCGGATCTTCGCCTACATGAATCTTCGCGAAGAAGAGTTGGTTCTGTATGAACAGATCTACAAAGTACTCAATCCTCATATCCCCAAACCCGATCTGGTGATCTTCCTACAGGCGCATACCGAAGCGCTCCTCGACCGGATCGAACAGCGCGGCCGACATTACGAGAAGGAGATCCGCCCGGAGTATCTTCGCTCGCTCAACGAGGCTTACAATCGATTCTTCTTCCATTTTGATGAAAGCCCGCTGCTGGTCGTTCAAACCAGCGACATCGATTTCGTCCGCAGCCCCGCCGACCTGGCCGACCTGGTCACCCAGATTAAGCAGATGAGGCGGGGAAAAGAATATTACCATCCGACCCGGTAA
- the folK gene encoding 2-amino-4-hydroxy-6-hydroxymethyldihydropteridine diphosphokinase: protein MAKKGPAVRRRGPGKEQVLSSPIPAPRPTAQAFIGVGSNLGDRLLFCREAVQRLDATPSVRIIHLSSLYESDPVDYLPQGRFYNAVVEIETSLSPRDLLAACQEIERHLGKRVEIPKGPRTIDLDLLCYRPSDPLDLSHHGVLEEPGLTLPHPALPDRLFVLLPLAEIAPQWTHPRLHLSAVALLDRLKTPSGVERIAGPGWEKIPRASNGS, encoded by the coding sequence ATGGCTAAGAAGGGCCCCGCCGTCAGGCGCCGGGGGCCCGGGAAGGAGCAGGTCCTTTCCAGCCCGATCCCCGCTCCGCGCCCCACGGCCCAAGCCTTTATCGGGGTCGGCTCGAATCTCGGGGATCGGCTTCTCTTCTGCCGCGAGGCCGTTCAGCGGCTCGACGCGACCCCTTCGGTTCGAATCATCCATCTCTCCTCGCTCTATGAGAGCGACCCGGTCGATTACCTCCCGCAGGGTCGGTTCTATAACGCCGTTGTTGAAATCGAGACCTCCCTCTCTCCCCGGGATCTTTTAGCCGCTTGCCAAGAGATTGAGCGGCATTTGGGAAAACGGGTTGAGATTCCCAAAGGCCCCCGGACGATCGATCTGGATCTGCTCTGCTATCGCCCATCAGATCCATTGGATCTATCGCATCACGGAGTTCTGGAGGAGCCGGGGCTGACCCTTCCCCACCCGGCGCTTCCCGACCGCCTTTTTGTTCTCCTTCCCTTGGCCGAGATTGCGCCCCAATGGACCCATCCCCGCCTTCACCTCTCGGCCGTCGCGCTCCTCGATCGGCTGAAAACCCCCTCCGGGGTCGAGCGAATTGCAGGACCGGGATGGGAGAAGATCCCCCGCGCATCGAACGGATCGTAA
- a CDS encoding pantoate--beta-alanine ligase — MKTVSSIKTVQKILRPLRGKKRIGFVPTMGAFHEGHLSLMRQARRECDSVVVSLFVNPLQFGPKEDYAVYPRDLAADRKMAQGTGIDLLWTPTAEEIYPPSYRTYVNVEEITQRWEGAIRPGHFRGVATVVAQLFQVVRPDRAYFGQKDYQQTRVIGQMVRDLHFDITLRIRPTYREKDGLAMSSRNRRLSPADRAAAPILYQALRRVEALIRQGVRDAKTLLAEAESLIESEPRAAIDYATLCNSETLEPIDRVEERTVLLLAVRIGPVRLLDNLLIQTKPSPRFF, encoded by the coding sequence ATGAAGACCGTTTCGAGCATCAAAACCGTTCAGAAAATTCTCAGGCCGCTGCGGGGGAAGAAGCGGATCGGGTTTGTTCCGACGATGGGAGCCTTCCATGAAGGACATCTTTCGCTGATGCGGCAGGCGCGGCGAGAATGCGACTCTGTCGTCGTCTCCCTCTTCGTCAATCCGCTTCAATTCGGGCCGAAGGAAGACTATGCCGTCTATCCCCGCGATCTTGCCGCCGACCGGAAGATGGCGCAGGGAACCGGAATCGATCTTCTTTGGACGCCGACGGCCGAAGAGATCTATCCCCCTTCATACCGGACCTATGTGAACGTCGAGGAGATCACGCAGCGATGGGAAGGGGCCATCCGCCCGGGTCATTTCCGGGGGGTCGCCACCGTCGTCGCCCAGCTCTTTCAGGTGGTCCGGCCCGACCGGGCCTATTTCGGACAGAAGGATTATCAGCAGACGCGGGTGATCGGGCAGATGGTCCGAGACCTTCACTTCGACATCACCCTCCGGATTCGTCCGACCTACCGGGAGAAAGACGGCCTGGCGATGAGCTCCCGAAACCGGCGCCTCTCTCCGGCCGACCGGGCGGCGGCGCCGATCTTGTATCAGGCGCTCAGACGGGTTGAAGCGCTCATTCGTCAGGGGGTGCGGGACGCAAAGACGCTCCTCGCCGAGGCCGAATCGTTGATTGAATCGGAACCGCGGGCTGCCATCGATTACGCGACCCTCTGTAATTCCGAAACGTTGGAGCCGATCGATCGGGTTGAAGAGAGGACGGTTCTCCTTTTGGCGGTTCGAATCGGGCCGGTCCGCCTCCTCGACAATCTCTTGATCCAAACCAAACCGTCACCTCGGTTTTTTTAG
- a CDS encoding LL-diaminopimelate aminotransferase, whose amino-acid sequence MAERIKHLPPYLFAAIDKMKQEAIRQGKDIINLGIGDPDLPTPAPIIQRLQKAAEDPRHHQYPSYEGMLTFRKAVAAWYQRRFNVRLDPETEVLTLIGSKEGIGHFPLAFINPGDVALMTSPGYPVYHAGTLFAGGKSYFIPLKAERGFLPDLASIPTEVAKAAKILFINSPNNPTAATADRAFFSSVVEFAKRYNIIVAHDAAYSEIYYDGKRPSSFMEVEGAKEVGVEFHSLSKTYNMTGWRIGFVVGNRDVLAGLGKIKSNLDSGVFQAVQEAGIAGLEMEETVVENIRNIYQERRDVLIPGLQKLGFKVAPPPASFYVWIPTPAGVASADLTAQLLSKTAIVTTPGKGFGDAGEGYIRMTITVGKERLEEALDRMEKAGIHG is encoded by the coding sequence ATGGCCGAGCGGATTAAGCATCTTCCTCCGTATCTCTTCGCTGCAATCGATAAGATGAAGCAGGAGGCGATCCGACAGGGGAAAGATATCATCAACCTCGGCATCGGCGACCCCGACCTGCCGACCCCCGCCCCGATTATCCAGCGGCTTCAAAAGGCGGCCGAGGACCCCCGCCACCATCAATACCCTTCGTACGAAGGGATGCTGACCTTTCGAAAAGCGGTTGCGGCCTGGTACCAACGGCGCTTCAATGTGAGGCTCGATCCGGAGACGGAGGTCCTCACCTTGATCGGCTCCAAAGAGGGAATCGGCCACTTCCCGCTCGCCTTCATCAACCCGGGCGATGTTGCATTGATGACGAGCCCCGGCTATCCGGTCTATCATGCCGGAACCCTCTTTGCCGGGGGCAAATCTTATTTTATCCCACTCAAGGCCGAGCGGGGATTTCTCCCCGACCTCGCCTCGATTCCGACCGAGGTTGCCAAGGCGGCGAAGATTCTCTTCATCAACTCGCCGAACAATCCGACGGCGGCGACCGCCGACCGGGCCTTCTTCAGCTCCGTGGTCGAGTTCGCCAAGCGCTATAACATTATCGTCGCCCACGACGCCGCCTACTCCGAGATCTACTACGACGGCAAGCGCCCCTCCTCCTTTATGGAGGTGGAAGGGGCCAAAGAGGTCGGCGTTGAATTCCACTCCCTCTCCAAAACGTATAATATGACCGGCTGGCGGATCGGCTTCGTCGTCGGAAACCGCGACGTTTTGGCCGGACTCGGCAAGATCAAGAGCAATCTCGACTCGGGCGTCTTCCAGGCGGTCCAGGAGGCGGGGATTGCAGGGCTGGAGATGGAGGAGACGGTGGTGGAGAACATTCGGAATATTTATCAGGAACGGCGCGATGTCTTGATCCCCGGTCTTCAGAAACTCGGATTCAAGGTCGCCCCGCCCCCCGCCAGCTTCTATGTCTGGATTCCGACCCCGGCCGGCGTCGCCTCCGCCGACCTCACCGCACAGCTGCTGTCGAAGACCGCCATCGTCACCACCCCGGGCAAAGGCTTCGGAGATGCGGGTGAAGGATATATCCGGATGACGATCACCGTCGGAAAAGAGCGGCTGGAAGAAGCGCTCGACCGAATGGAAAAGGCGGGGATCCATGGCTAA
- the dapB gene encoding 4-hydroxy-tetrahydrodipicolinate reductase, translating into MKLTISGAAGRMGRAILDSLYHDEALTLGAALERKGHPNIGHDAGEAIGVGKWGVVLTDQVKKAVQAGEAIIDFSTPATTIALLQEAVSKKTPMVIGTTGFSSDDDKKIAKAAEKIALVLSPNMSVGVNLLFKLLAETAEALGEAYDIEIVEIHHRQKKDAPSGTALRMGEVLARARKTTLAQSGRFTRHGNIGARPSGEIGIQTLRGGDVVGEHTVTFAGPGERIELTHRAHSRTNFARGALLAARWVAQQPPGLYDMMDVLNLKTKTE; encoded by the coding sequence ATGAAGCTCACCATTTCAGGCGCGGCGGGGCGGATGGGCCGTGCCATCCTCGACAGCCTCTATCATGACGAAGCGCTCACCCTCGGCGCGGCGCTGGAGAGGAAAGGCCACCCCAACATCGGCCACGATGCCGGGGAAGCGATCGGGGTCGGGAAATGGGGCGTCGTCCTGACGGACCAGGTCAAGAAGGCGGTCCAGGCGGGCGAGGCGATCATCGACTTCAGCACCCCCGCGACGACGATTGCCCTCCTCCAGGAGGCGGTCTCCAAAAAGACGCCGATGGTGATCGGAACCACCGGCTTCAGCAGCGATGATGACAAGAAGATCGCAAAAGCGGCCGAGAAAATCGCCCTCGTCCTCTCCCCCAATATGAGCGTCGGCGTCAACCTCCTCTTCAAGCTGCTCGCCGAGACGGCGGAAGCGCTGGGCGAAGCGTACGATATCGAAATCGTCGAGATCCACCACCGCCAGAAAAAAGATGCCCCGAGCGGCACCGCGCTCCGGATGGGAGAGGTCTTGGCCCGCGCGAGAAAAACCACCCTCGCTCAGTCGGGCCGGTTTACCCGTCACGGGAATATCGGCGCCCGCCCCTCCGGAGAGATCGGCATCCAGACGCTGCGCGGCGGCGATGTCGTCGGCGAGCATACCGTCACCTTCGCCGGACCGGGCGAGCGGATCGAGCTGACCCACCGAGCGCACAGCCGGACCAACTTCGCCCGAGGGGCGCTGCTTGCCGCCCGATGGGTGGCGCAGCAGCCTCCCGGCCTGTATGACATGATGGACGTACTCAACCTAAAAACAAAAACCGAATAA
- a CDS encoding SurA N-terminal domain-containing protein — protein sequence MKKEFRSQASGVSSQKSGMGNTFFWILTAGFWFRVFLAPPALFAAEEVVAAVNQAPITAEALNREVQTYLRQIGHRELSSDRMAMLRREMLNKLIDEELLYQEALKQGWKVTEAETEAEVDRIRKRFSTQHDFEAALVKEGLTLDAVEAGVRRFVLVRRMWSALPAATETEKKGWLQTVRERSDIRIYEVR from the coding sequence GTGAAAAAGGAATTTAGAAGTCAGGCGTCAGGCGTCAGCAGTCAGAAGTCAGGGATGGGAAATACCTTCTTCTGGATTCTGACTGCTGGCTTCTGGTTTCGGGTCTTTCTGGCGCCCCCGGCGCTCTTTGCGGCGGAAGAGGTCGTCGCTGCAGTGAACCAGGCGCCGATTACCGCGGAGGCGCTCAACCGGGAGGTCCAGACCTATCTTCGCCAGATCGGCCATCGCGAACTTTCGTCCGACCGGATGGCGATGCTGAGACGAGAGATGCTGAATAAGCTGATCGATGAGGAGTTGCTCTATCAAGAGGCGCTGAAGCAGGGATGGAAGGTGACCGAGGCGGAAACGGAGGCCGAGGTCGATCGCATCCGAAAGCGATTTTCGACACAGCACGATTTCGAGGCGGCGCTGGTGAAAGAGGGGCTCACCCTGGATGCTGTCGAAGCGGGGGTGCGGCGATTTGTGCTGGTCCGGCGAATGTGGAGCGCCCTTCCCGCCGCGACCGAGACGGAAAAAAAGGGTTGGTTGCAAACGGTCCGGGAGCGATCGGACATTCGAATTTATGAAGTGAGGTAG
- a CDS encoding beta-propeller fold lactonase family protein codes for MKPIRWTAFVFFLLSIGTLQGCGGSGGGGGDRLNGPNAAAQGDGNLYVVNGGTGSVSAFDSAVTADGDLSPSRHFPETLAGPTGLFLDPTTDTLYVANTGQNAVLIFEHASTLRPPVGLTSPTRMISGPQTRLQRPSALFYDTVQQRLYVANEGDSSVVVFHASCATSALLNGNIPPCKVIAGPSTAIHSPKALALDTGKDILYLSNTQADNLLAYDQATSRGGAPADCVKTPNPCDTPPSRVITSAATPAGALRRPFGLTLDSANDRLYAVNAGGDSPAIFIYDAASTQSGETAPDRILTGTATLLGAPTAADIDPVQNRIFVINNNHAGSGASAVIVFSNIEGRCTDTLCNLAPDRVITGDQTGFSDPNGLAFDSQLERIYVANSTASTISLFGMEGNISPTKIDAGINTKLEQPISFFYDSDLDRLYVANYSFRFASASPPITVYDQVSSAPLANTPPSWGLADPSLRFPRAVYVDKARNLLLVLESFSYELRVYPLPNLSTAPVGTNVTITALASFTIGLNRPTAITVDPAKGEVYVANEGNQSIVVYNFNSCTATVCASSAPTRTITGAATKLLSPFGLFIDTARDILYVTNITGQTVIAFSNASSRSGNTPPDRVLSSLTLTTADALSTPTAPFMNVAKDRLFLINRGNDSIYVYDRVSTLNGEVAPSRKLSGPNTQLDFTQGNDVAITGALWVDTTRGGERIFVGEPKDPGCTLPPNQCARGALLLFSAEGNITPSQVWSGGEQRLIGPVAIAIDTKRDLLYVANQGDPASTADDSIELFTQASQAEGTLPLTGTLALTGGTAEVTGTGTAFTTELEPGDRIKIGSSSAVVSAITSDTSLTLVAPYTGTTASNQVASRLPRNICSPAGTSCVSPDTKLNNPGGLAVDSDQNRLYVSNAGTDCSNPATPCNALLVFHTASNLNNDAIPDQVITSTALNSPRGLALDPTRKTLYVANNGSHSILVFRNVEQLKVAVTPDAEIGGAATQINAPIGVAYDAIRDLLYVLNGAGTPEILVFSDASSLAGDIGPSRIISGSFMKVPTSLFLDSVGDLLYVADPTANAVYLFTEANNAEGDAPHRTISGNNTGFNQPLAVAVDTAR; via the coding sequence GTGAAACCGATACGATGGACAGCATTCGTCTTCTTCCTTCTTTCGATAGGGACCCTGCAGGGTTGCGGCGGCTCGGGGGGAGGCGGCGGTGACCGGCTGAATGGACCCAACGCCGCCGCGCAAGGGGATGGGAATCTCTACGTCGTCAATGGAGGGACAGGGAGCGTGTCCGCTTTTGACAGCGCCGTCACGGCCGATGGGGATCTCTCCCCCAGCCGCCACTTTCCGGAGACGCTGGCCGGCCCCACGGGGCTCTTCTTAGATCCCACGACAGACACCCTCTATGTGGCCAATACCGGTCAAAATGCCGTCCTCATCTTTGAGCATGCGAGCACCCTCCGGCCGCCGGTCGGATTGACCTCGCCGACTCGAATGATTTCAGGCCCGCAGACCCGGCTCCAACGCCCCAGCGCCCTCTTTTATGACACCGTACAGCAGCGGCTCTATGTCGCCAATGAGGGGGACTCGTCGGTCGTCGTCTTTCATGCCAGCTGCGCGACCTCCGCGCTGCTCAACGGCAACATCCCTCCTTGCAAGGTGATCGCAGGCCCATCGACCGCGATCCATTCTCCCAAAGCGCTGGCGCTCGATACCGGTAAAGACATCCTTTATCTCTCCAACACGCAGGCCGACAACCTCCTGGCGTATGATCAGGCGACCAGCCGAGGCGGCGCACCGGCCGACTGCGTCAAGACACCGAACCCCTGTGACACCCCTCCCAGCCGGGTCATCACCTCCGCCGCCACCCCGGCCGGAGCGCTCCGCCGCCCCTTCGGCCTCACCCTCGATTCGGCAAACGATCGCCTGTATGCGGTCAATGCCGGGGGAGATTCGCCGGCCATTTTCATCTACGACGCCGCCTCCACCCAGTCGGGTGAGACGGCTCCCGATCGAATTCTAACCGGCACCGCGACGCTTCTCGGCGCGCCGACCGCCGCCGATATCGATCCGGTTCAAAATCGAATCTTCGTGATCAACAACAACCATGCCGGAAGCGGCGCCAGCGCGGTCATCGTCTTCAGCAACATCGAGGGCCGCTGCACAGACACCCTCTGCAATCTGGCCCCGGACCGGGTCATCACCGGAGATCAAACCGGCTTCTCCGATCCGAACGGCCTCGCTTTCGATTCACAGCTGGAGCGGATTTATGTGGCAAACAGTACGGCGAGCACGATCTCTTTGTTCGGGATGGAGGGGAATATCTCGCCGACCAAAATAGACGCCGGGATCAATACCAAGCTGGAGCAGCCGATCTCGTTCTTTTATGACAGCGACCTCGATCGCCTTTATGTCGCCAACTACTCTTTCCGATTCGCCTCGGCCTCTCCGCCGATCACCGTCTACGATCAGGTGAGCAGCGCCCCCCTGGCGAACACCCCGCCGAGCTGGGGGCTGGCCGATCCCTCGTTGAGATTCCCCCGGGCCGTCTATGTGGATAAGGCGCGGAACCTTCTGCTGGTCCTGGAATCGTTTAGCTATGAGCTTCGCGTCTATCCCCTCCCCAATCTCTCCACCGCTCCGGTCGGGACCAATGTCACCATTACGGCGCTCGCGAGCTTTACGATCGGGCTCAATCGACCGACGGCCATCACGGTCGACCCAGCAAAGGGAGAGGTCTATGTCGCCAATGAAGGAAATCAAAGCATCGTCGTTTACAACTTTAACAGCTGCACCGCCACCGTCTGCGCCTCTTCCGCCCCGACGCGGACCATTACCGGCGCCGCCACTAAGCTCCTCAGCCCTTTCGGACTGTTCATCGACACGGCGCGGGACATTCTTTATGTGACCAATATTACCGGCCAGACCGTCATCGCTTTCAGTAATGCCAGCAGCCGATCGGGGAACACCCCCCCCGACCGCGTCCTCTCCTCGCTGACCTTGACGACTGCGGATGCCCTGAGCACGCCGACCGCCCCCTTCATGAACGTCGCGAAAGACCGCCTCTTCTTGATCAACCGCGGCAATGATTCGATCTATGTTTATGACCGCGTCAGCACCCTCAACGGCGAGGTCGCGCCGAGCCGGAAATTGTCCGGCCCCAACACGCAGCTCGACTTCACGCAAGGGAACGATGTCGCCATCACCGGCGCCCTCTGGGTCGACACGACGCGGGGGGGAGAGCGGATCTTCGTCGGCGAGCCGAAAGACCCCGGCTGCACCCTGCCTCCGAACCAATGCGCGCGCGGCGCCCTGTTGCTCTTCAGCGCGGAGGGAAACATCACCCCCAGCCAGGTGTGGAGCGGAGGAGAGCAGCGGCTGATCGGGCCGGTGGCGATTGCGATCGATACGAAGCGAGATCTGCTCTATGTCGCCAATCAGGGAGACCCGGCGTCGACCGCCGACGATTCGATCGAGCTCTTTACCCAGGCGAGTCAAGCGGAAGGAACCCTTCCCCTGACCGGCACCCTGGCCCTGACGGGAGGAACCGCAGAGGTCACTGGAACCGGAACGGCCTTTACGACGGAGTTGGAACCGGGCGATCGGATCAAAATCGGGTCGTCTTCGGCGGTCGTCTCGGCGATTACGTCCGACACTTCTCTAACGCTGGTCGCTCCTTATACGGGAACCACCGCTTCGAACCAGGTCGCCTCCCGTCTTCCGCGGAACATCTGCAGCCCCGCCGGAACGAGCTGCGTCAGCCCCGATACCAAGCTAAACAATCCGGGGGGGCTGGCGGTCGATTCGGATCAGAACCGCCTCTATGTCTCCAACGCCGGGACCGATTGCTCCAACCCCGCCACCCCCTGCAACGCCCTGCTCGTCTTCCACACCGCGAGCAACCTCAATAACGATGCGATCCCCGATCAAGTCATCACCAGCACGGCGCTGAACAGCCCGCGGGGGCTGGCGCTCGATCCGACGCGGAAGACCCTCTACGTTGCGAACAACGGCAGCCATTCGATCTTGGTCTTTAGGAATGTCGAGCAGCTGAAAGTGGCGGTCACCCCCGACGCGGAGATCGGAGGGGCGGCGACCCAGATCAATGCCCCGATCGGGGTCGCGTATGATGCAATCAGAGACCTGCTCTATGTTCTCAACGGAGCCGGCACCCCCGAGATTCTGGTCTTCTCCGATGCCTCTTCGCTGGCCGGCGACATTGGGCCGTCCCGCATTATCTCGGGCAGCTTTATGAAGGTCCCTACCTCCCTCTTTCTCGACTCGGTGGGCGATCTGCTCTATGTGGCTGATCCGACCGCCAACGCCGTCTACCTCTTCACCGAAGCGAACAACGCCGAGGGAGACGCCCCGCACAGAACGATCTCCGGAAACAACACCGGCTTCAATCAGCCGTTGGCGGTGGCGGTCGATACCGCCCGCTAA
- a CDS encoding cytochrome c3 family protein gives MTFKRGPNKRAVWGWSKVYGLALLGSIAFILFISVSAKGGSIIRSRHDLSALNWRGYQNESGPMQGGTFNDYREACVYCHTPHNASSFAPLWNRTLPQERGYQMYSSPNFDSVLPKAPDGISLACLSCHDGSVALDSVLKPPRFHDIVETGAHYRMTLEGEPGSDACSKCHNRVEGAYGGLSGAHDATVRYFTKDLRDDHAISMRYPSLDIDPQFNQPTILKPDGGRMFPNGVQTFEGDKVQCASCHDIHSPDEKNLEGRDPFLRASNRGSALCLTCHQK, from the coding sequence ATGACGTTTAAAAGAGGCCCCAATAAGCGGGCTGTTTGGGGATGGAGCAAGGTCTACGGTCTCGCCTTACTTGGCAGTATCGCCTTTATTTTATTTATCTCCGTTTCGGCGAAAGGGGGTTCGATTATCCGTTCTCGCCATGATCTCTCCGCACTGAATTGGCGTGGATATCAAAATGAGAGCGGCCCGATGCAAGGGGGAACCTTCAACGATTATCGAGAGGCCTGCGTCTACTGCCACACCCCGCACAATGCCAGCAGCTTCGCCCCGCTCTGGAACCGCACGCTCCCGCAGGAGCGAGGGTACCAGATGTACTCCAGCCCCAATTTCGACTCGGTCCTTCCGAAGGCGCCCGACGGGATCTCTCTCGCTTGTCTCTCCTGCCATGACGGCTCGGTCGCGCTCGATTCGGTCTTAAAGCCCCCCCGCTTCCATGACATTGTCGAAACCGGCGCGCATTATCGGATGACGCTCGAAGGGGAGCCGGGAAGCGACGCCTGCTCGAAATGCCACAACCGGGTGGAAGGGGCCTACGGCGGCCTCTCGGGCGCCCATGATGCCACGGTCCGCTATTTTACGAAAGACCTCCGCGACGACCATGCGATCTCGATGCGATATCCGTCGCTCGACATCGACCCTCAGTTCAACCAGCCGACCATTCTCAAGCCGGACGGCGGGCGGATGTTTCCAAACGGGGTTCAGACCTTTGAGGGGGATAAGGTCCAATGCGCCTCCTGTCACGATATCCATAGTCCGGATGAGAAAAACCTGGAGGGGCGGGATCCGTTTCTCAGGGCCTCCAACCGGGGGAGCGCCCTCTGTTTGACCTGTCATCAAAAGTGA